In the Puntigrus tetrazona isolate hp1 chromosome 9, ASM1883169v1, whole genome shotgun sequence genome, one interval contains:
- the spopla gene encoding speckle-type POZ protein-like A isoform X1: MSGVPTPPPPGEMSSGPVAESWCYTQVKVVKFSYMWTINNFSFCREEMGEVLKSSTFSSGPNDKMKWCLRVNPKGLDDESKDYLSLYLLLVSCPKSEVRAKFKFSLLNAKREETKAMESQRAYRFVQGKDWGFKKFIRRDFLLDEANGLLPDDKLTLFCEVSVVQDSVNISGQSNMNMLKVPECQLSDDLGNLWECSRFTDCTLYVGGQEFKAHKSILAARSPVFNAMFEHEMEESKKNRVDISDVEPEVFKEMMGFIYTGKAPNLEKMADSLLAAADKEKKVIQVWNNMKVNKCWYALERLKVMCEEALCNGLSVENVADTLILADLHSAEQLKAQAIDFINRCSVLRQLGCKDGKNWNSNHATDIMETAGWKSMIQSHPHLVAEAFRALASAQCPHFALPRKRLKQS, from the exons ATGTCAGGGGTCCCAACCCCTCCTCCTCCAGGGGAGATGTCCAGTGGGCCTGTGGCGGAGAGCTGGTGCTATACCCAG GTCAAGGTAGTGAAATTTTCCTACATGTGGACCATAAACAACTTCAGCTTCTGTCGAGAAGAGATGGGTGAAGTATTGAAGAGCTCTACATTCTCCTCAGGGCCTAATGATAAGATGAAATG GTGCCTACGGGTCAATCCGAAGGGACTGGATGATGAAAGTAAAGATTATCTATCACTATATTTGCTACTAGTTAGTTGTCCAAAAAGTGAAGTCAGAGCCAAGTTCAAGTTTTCTTTACTGAACGCTAAACGGGAGGAGACAAAAGCTATGG AAAGCCAAAGAGCCTATCGGTTTGTCCAAGGCAAAGACTGGGGCTTCAAAAAATTTATTAGGAGAGATTTTCTGCTTGATGAAGCAAATGGGCTGCTACCAGATGATAAACTCACGTTATTTTGTGAG GTAAGCGTTGTCCAGGACTCTGTGAACATCTCCGGACAGTCCAACATGAACATGTTGAAGGTTCCGGAGTGCCAGCTGTCCGACGACCTGGGTAACTTGTGGGAATGCTCACGCTTCACGGACTGCACTCTATATGTGGGAGGCCAGGAGTTCAAAGCCCACAAATCCATCCTGGCAG CAAGATCACCGGTCTTTAATGCCATGTTTGAACATGAAATGGAGGAAAGTAAAAAG aACCGAGTTGACATCAGTGATGTTGAACCGGAGGTTTTCAAAGAAATGATGGGCTTCATATACACAGGAAAAGCACCAAATTTAGAGAAAATGGCTGATAGTTTATTGGCCGCAGCGGATAAA gaaaagaaagtcatacaggtttggaacaacatgaaggtgaacAAATGCTGG TACGCTCTGGAGCGCTTAAAGGTCATGTGTGAGGAAGCCCTTTGCAACGGCCTCTCGGTGGAGAACGTGGCAGACACCCTCATCCTGGCCGACTTGCACAGCGCAGAGCAGCTCAAAGCACAGGCCATAGATTTTATCAACAG GTGCAGTGTCCTCCGACAGCTGGGCTGTAAAGATGGGAAAAACTGGAATAGCAA TCACGCCACGGACATAATGGAGACCGCGGGCTGGAAGTCAATGATCCAGTCTCATCCTCACTTAGTGGCGGAGGCTTTCCGCGCGCTCGCGTCAGCGCAGTGCCCCCACTTCGCTCTGCCAAGAAAGCGCCTAAAACAGTCGTGA
- the nxph2a gene encoding neurexophilin-2 isoform X2: protein MQILSAVLLLFCLHKCCWKVTCRRVHIPEVGLMDWGEAENEEHPSPKSASPRVLNPLRLFARGSPGFKSNRREITYLENIEDSWDWLSNQTDVREAQSRTKRRPIVKTGKFKKMFGWGDFNSNIKTVKLNLLITGKIVDHGNGTFSVYFRHNSTGLGNVSVSLVPPSKVVEFEIAQQSTLETKDSKSFNCRIEYQKTDRSKKTSHCSYDPSNTCYQESTQSHVSWLCSKPFKVICIYIAFYSTDYKLVQKICPDYNYHSDTPYASTG, encoded by the exons ATGCAGATTCTTTCAGCTGTTTTGCTGCTGTTCTGTTTGCACAAG TGTTGTTGGAAGGTCACATGCAGAAGAGTCCATATTCCAGAGGTGGGGCTCATGGACTGGGGGGAGGCTGAAAACGAGGAGCACCCCTCCCCCAAAAGCGCCAGCCCCCGCGTTCTCAACCCCCTGCGCCTTTTCGCCCGGGGATCCCCTGGGTTCAAGAGCAACAGGAGGGAGATTACATATTTGGAAAACATAGAGGACTCTTGGGACTGGTTATCTAACCAGACAGATGTCAGAGAGGCGCAGAGCAGGACTAAACGCAGACCCATCGTGAAAACGggcaagtttaaaaaaatgttcggCTGGGGCGACTTCAATTCCAACATCAAAACCGTGAAACTCAATCTCCTCATTACAGGCAAGATAGTGGACCACGGCAACGGCACGTTCAGCGTTTATTTCCGCCACAACTCCACGGGCCTGGGGAACGTCTCCGTGAGCTTGGTGCCGCCTTCCAAGGTGGTGGAGTTTGAGATCGCCCAGCAGTCCACCCTGGAGACGAAAGACTCCAAATCTTTCAACTGTCGTATCGAGTACCAGAAAACAGACCGCAGCAAAAAGACTTCACACTGCAGCTACGACCCGTCCAACACGTGTTACCAAGAATCCACCCAGAGCCACGTGTCCTGGCTCTGCTCGAAGCCCTTCAAAGTCATATGCATCTACATCGCCTTCTACAGTACTGACTATAAACTGGTGCAGAAAATCTGCCCCGATTACAACTATCACAGCGACACGCCGTACGCGTCCACAGGTTAG
- the nxph2a gene encoding neurexophilin-2 isoform X1, protein MQILSAVLLLFCLHKCCWKVTCRRVHIPEVGLMDWGEAENEEHPSPKSASPRVLNPLRLFARGSPGFKSNRREITYLENIEDSWDWLSNQTDVREAQSRTKRRPIVKTGKFKKMFGWGDFNSNIKTVKLNLLITGKIVDHGNGTFSVYFRHNSTGLGNVSVSLVPPSKVVEFEIAQQSTLETKDSKSFNCRIEYQKTDRSKKTSHCSYDPSNTCYQESTQSHVSWLCSKPFKVICIYIAFYSTDYKLVQKICPDYNYHSDTPYASTEWIVMFLTFNTDGLPPSDSRRRKEKYKRQN, encoded by the exons ATGCAGATTCTTTCAGCTGTTTTGCTGCTGTTCTGTTTGCACAAG TGTTGTTGGAAGGTCACATGCAGAAGAGTCCATATTCCAGAGGTGGGGCTCATGGACTGGGGGGAGGCTGAAAACGAGGAGCACCCCTCCCCCAAAAGCGCCAGCCCCCGCGTTCTCAACCCCCTGCGCCTTTTCGCCCGGGGATCCCCTGGGTTCAAGAGCAACAGGAGGGAGATTACATATTTGGAAAACATAGAGGACTCTTGGGACTGGTTATCTAACCAGACAGATGTCAGAGAGGCGCAGAGCAGGACTAAACGCAGACCCATCGTGAAAACGggcaagtttaaaaaaatgttcggCTGGGGCGACTTCAATTCCAACATCAAAACCGTGAAACTCAATCTCCTCATTACAGGCAAGATAGTGGACCACGGCAACGGCACGTTCAGCGTTTATTTCCGCCACAACTCCACGGGCCTGGGGAACGTCTCCGTGAGCTTGGTGCCGCCTTCCAAGGTGGTGGAGTTTGAGATCGCCCAGCAGTCCACCCTGGAGACGAAAGACTCCAAATCTTTCAACTGTCGTATCGAGTACCAGAAAACAGACCGCAGCAAAAAGACTTCACACTGCAGCTACGACCCGTCCAACACGTGTTACCAAGAATCCACCCAGAGCCACGTGTCCTGGCTCTGCTCGAAGCCCTTCAAAGTCATATGCATCTACATCGCCTTCTACAGTACTGACTATAAACTGGTGCAGAAAATCTGCCCCGATTACAACTATCACAGCGACACGCCGTACGCGTCCACAG AATGGATTGTCATGTTTTTGACTTTCAACACAGACGGCCTCCCGCCATCCGATTCAcgcagaagaaaagaaaaatacaaaagacaaaactga
- the spopla gene encoding speckle-type POZ protein-like A isoform X2 produces MSGVPTPPPPGEMSSGPVAESWCYTQVKVVKFSYMWTINNFSFCREEMGEVLKSSTFSSGPNDKMKWCLRVNPKGLDDESKDYLSLYLLLVSCPKSEVRAKFKFSLLNAKREETKAMESQRAYRFVQGKDWGFKKFIRRDFLLDEANGLLPDDKLTLFCEVSVVQDSVNISGQSNMNMLKVPECQLSDDLGNLWECSRFTDCTLYVGGQEFKAHKSILAARSPVFNAMFEHEMEESKKNRVDISDVEPEVFKEMMGFIYTGKAPNLEKMADSLLAAADKYALERLKVMCEEALCNGLSVENVADTLILADLHSAEQLKAQAIDFINRCSVLRQLGCKDGKNWNSNHATDIMETAGWKSMIQSHPHLVAEAFRALASAQCPHFALPRKRLKQS; encoded by the exons ATGTCAGGGGTCCCAACCCCTCCTCCTCCAGGGGAGATGTCCAGTGGGCCTGTGGCGGAGAGCTGGTGCTATACCCAG GTCAAGGTAGTGAAATTTTCCTACATGTGGACCATAAACAACTTCAGCTTCTGTCGAGAAGAGATGGGTGAAGTATTGAAGAGCTCTACATTCTCCTCAGGGCCTAATGATAAGATGAAATG GTGCCTACGGGTCAATCCGAAGGGACTGGATGATGAAAGTAAAGATTATCTATCACTATATTTGCTACTAGTTAGTTGTCCAAAAAGTGAAGTCAGAGCCAAGTTCAAGTTTTCTTTACTGAACGCTAAACGGGAGGAGACAAAAGCTATGG AAAGCCAAAGAGCCTATCGGTTTGTCCAAGGCAAAGACTGGGGCTTCAAAAAATTTATTAGGAGAGATTTTCTGCTTGATGAAGCAAATGGGCTGCTACCAGATGATAAACTCACGTTATTTTGTGAG GTAAGCGTTGTCCAGGACTCTGTGAACATCTCCGGACAGTCCAACATGAACATGTTGAAGGTTCCGGAGTGCCAGCTGTCCGACGACCTGGGTAACTTGTGGGAATGCTCACGCTTCACGGACTGCACTCTATATGTGGGAGGCCAGGAGTTCAAAGCCCACAAATCCATCCTGGCAG CAAGATCACCGGTCTTTAATGCCATGTTTGAACATGAAATGGAGGAAAGTAAAAAG aACCGAGTTGACATCAGTGATGTTGAACCGGAGGTTTTCAAAGAAATGATGGGCTTCATATACACAGGAAAAGCACCAAATTTAGAGAAAATGGCTGATAGTTTATTGGCCGCAGCGGATAAA TACGCTCTGGAGCGCTTAAAGGTCATGTGTGAGGAAGCCCTTTGCAACGGCCTCTCGGTGGAGAACGTGGCAGACACCCTCATCCTGGCCGACTTGCACAGCGCAGAGCAGCTCAAAGCACAGGCCATAGATTTTATCAACAG GTGCAGTGTCCTCCGACAGCTGGGCTGTAAAGATGGGAAAAACTGGAATAGCAA TCACGCCACGGACATAATGGAGACCGCGGGCTGGAAGTCAATGATCCAGTCTCATCCTCACTTAGTGGCGGAGGCTTTCCGCGCGCTCGCGTCAGCGCAGTGCCCCCACTTCGCTCTGCCAAGAAAGCGCCTAAAACAGTCGTGA